Part of the Sulfobacillus acidophilus DSM 10332 genome, TGGCGGCCTTGTGGGTGCTGGATACCGTCCCCTTGCCGGCCGACGTGTTGGCATATCCCTTCGAGGACTTGGTCCAGGGTTTGCTGGCGGCCTCCCATCATCGTGTCGGCCGGAAGCGAGCTCAGGCGCTCGTGACCGCCTATCGTGACTCCATTGGGGTGCCCGGACACGCCAGTGCTCGTACCCAGTTGGCGGCGTACTGGGGACATTGGCGCGCGGCGTGCGCCGCGCTCGCCGCTACCGAAGCCGCGCAACAGGAATTGATGGCGGCGGTGCCGGGAGCCGACGCCTTGCGGGAGATTCCCGGTTTTGGCCCCGTGGTGATGGCGACCCTGCTGGGCGAATTGGGGAACTTGGCGCATTATGCCCATCCTCAGCAGGTGGTCCGCATGGCGGGCCTGAACGTGGTCTCGGACGGGTCCGGTAAGTATCAGGGGAAGACCCATCTCGCTAAGCGCGGGCGCGCGCAAGCCCGTCAGGTCGCGTATCAGGCGGCGGTCGCGGCCATTGCCCACGAGGGTCCGGCCCGGGCTTACTATCACGAACTCCGCCAGCGCCTGGCCCCGAAAGCGGCGTTGATCGCGCTGGCCTGCAAACTCTTGCGGATCGCGTGGGCCTGTTGGCGGCATCAGACCCCGTACGATGCCAAACGGGCCTTTGCCCGGACCCTGACCGCGGCCGCCGCGTAAGACGGTGGGGATCCCGGGACGTCTGGGACGAGGGAGAGGCATT contains:
- a CDS encoding transposase IS116/IS110/IS902 family protein (PFAM: Transposase IS116/IS110/IS902 family; Transposase~InterPro IPR002525:IPR003346~KEGG: chy:CHY_2508 ISChy2, transposase~PFAM: Transposase, IS116/IS110/IS902; Transposase, IS111A/IS1328/IS1533~SPTR: Transposase) — encoded protein: MHSTASIDQRKAAVQGAVIGGVDVSQGWHYIQWLLPNGLSAGKPIRFVNTRSGFESMWARRPVGTRLVIGLESTGVYWRPLAHWLRQQPGVTVVLVNPLHTRKLKEVDDHTPSKNDAKDAGIIARAVAEGRYLPWTPREGVWSELATLSVTRRQQKADVIRWHNRIQGWLDVYAPEFRRVFKAWNGLAALWVLDTVPLPADVLAYPFEDLVQGLLAASHHRVGRKRAQALVTAYRDSIGVPGHASARTQLAAYWGHWRAACAALAATEAAQQELMAAVPGADALREIPGFGPVVMATLLGELGNLAHYAHPQQVVRMAGLNVVSDGSGKYQGKTHLAKRGRAQARQVAYQAAVAAIAHEGPARAYYHELRQRLAPKAALIALACKLLRIAWACWRHQTPYDAKRAFARTLTAAAA